One genomic region from Bacteroidota bacterium encodes:
- a CDS encoding T9SS C-terminal target domain-containing protein, translating into MCKFKFVAVVFCSVVASCAAQYAPAVGIPGTTAMHKDSSLFVGWATNCTIQPGFQDISSVSLGYAAAGDSSFAVGVAGANATVSLGDGGAATVTFMQPIFNGQGFDFAVFENSFSDSFLELAFVEVSSDGTNYFRFPSHSLTDTTTQVGTFGTLDPTKINNLAGKYRAMYGTPFDLEELPDTNLLDKNSITHVRIVDVVGSVNAMYASYDSYGNKVNDPWPTPFPSGGFDLDAVGVIHQKGTGLFDSNANEVIVIEIRNSQIAINLKDENSYVQVVLTDVLAREIYSFVFYDTSFIEIPLSTLVSGINCITVISDKDIVTKKINLN; encoded by the coding sequence ATGTGTAAATTTAAATTTGTAGCTGTTGTGTTTTGTAGTGTTGTTGCTTCTTGCGCTGCGCAGTATGCTCCCGCGGTTGGAATACCGGGAACTACAGCAATGCATAAGGATAGCTCCCTGTTTGTTGGCTGGGCAACAAATTGCACAATTCAGCCTGGATTTCAAGATATATCGTCAGTGTCGCTTGGATATGCAGCTGCGGGTGATAGCTCTTTTGCGGTAGGTGTTGCGGGAGCAAATGCAACGGTTAGTCTTGGAGATGGAGGCGCTGCTACGGTTACATTTATGCAGCCAATTTTTAATGGACAAGGATTTGATTTTGCAGTATTTGAAAACTCGTTTAGTGATTCTTTTTTAGAGTTGGCGTTTGTAGAGGTGAGTTCTGATGGTACTAATTATTTTAGATTTCCTTCGCATTCGCTCACTGATACTACAACGCAGGTTGGTACATTTGGAACACTGGACCCTACTAAAATTAATAACCTAGCCGGAAAATATCGTGCGATGTATGGAACACCCTTTGATTTGGAAGAACTGCCTGACACTAACTTGCTCGATAAAAATTCGATCACACATGTTCGTATTGTTGATGTGGTTGGCAGTGTCAATGCAATGTATGCATCCTATGATAGTTATGGAAATAAAGTAAATGATCCTTGGCCAACGCCCTTCCCTTCCGGAGGATTTGATTTAGATGCGGTTGGAGTTATACACCAGAAAGGAACAGGTTTGTTTGATAGTAATGCAAATGAGGTTATAGTTATTGAAATTCGTAATTCTCAAATCGCAATTAATCTGAAAGATGAGAATAGTTATGTGCAGGTTGTACTTACCGATGTATTGGCAAGAGAAATTTATTCGTTTGTATTCTATGATACTTCGTTTATTGAAATTCCTTTGAGTACGCTTGTTAGCGGTATTAATTGCATTACTGTTATTTCTGACAAAGATATTGTTACAAAAAAAATTAATTTAAATTGA
- a CDS encoding DUF4465 domain-containing protein, which produces MKKKLLVIVALGLFNVLQLNAQTISTFENLSLATDTFWDGSNQSGGFASGNAYFPNFWDTAWGGYWSTGWALSTKYDTTTAPSDFYTQLYSCKEDSAYISKTFAIGTIDAKVKLTGNAIGKVVDGFYITNSTYAFNSMKLGDFLGKKFGGVSGNDPDWFKLVVYKYYQGSLSTNDSVEFYLADFRFSTNSQDYIVDSWTWVDLKSLGNCDSLSFVLSSSDNNIVGMNTPGYFCIDNFTTTDSPLSYSKVEQPVFALYPNPTNGLFTVKGKLKIDQIFVRTVFGKIIFSDSTVSSETIDLTAFDAGVYLVEIISEGKSTIQKMYKF; this is translated from the coding sequence ATGAAAAAAAAATTACTGGTGATTGTTGCTTTAGGACTGTTTAATGTACTGCAACTCAATGCGCAAACAATTTCTACATTCGAGAATCTTAGTCTTGCAACCGATACTTTTTGGGATGGATCTAATCAAAGCGGAGGGTTTGCATCCGGAAATGCCTATTTCCCTAATTTTTGGGATACCGCTTGGGGGGGCTACTGGTCAACCGGATGGGCACTCTCAACAAAATATGATACTACAACAGCACCGTCTGATTTTTATACGCAATTGTATTCTTGCAAAGAGGACAGTGCGTATATCTCTAAAACTTTTGCCATCGGAACTATCGATGCAAAAGTAAAATTGACAGGTAATGCAATAGGTAAAGTTGTGGATGGTTTTTATATTACTAACTCTACATATGCTTTCAATAGCATGAAATTAGGCGATTTTCTTGGAAAAAAATTTGGAGGTGTTTCCGGGAATGACCCCGATTGGTTTAAGTTGGTTGTTTATAAATATTACCAAGGAAGCTTGTCAACCAATGATAGTGTGGAGTTCTATTTAGCGGATTTTCGTTTTTCAACTAATAGTCAAGATTATATTGTAGATAGTTGGACATGGGTAGATTTAAAGAGCTTAGGGAATTGTGATAGTTTGTCCTTTGTACTTTCATCATCCGATAATAATATTGTTGGAATGAATACTCCGGGATATTTTTGTATAGATAATTTTACCACTACTGATAGTCCTTTATCTTATTCTAAAGTAGAGCAACCTGTTTTTGCTTTGTATCCTAATCCAACCAATGGATTGTTTACAGTGAAAGGTAAGTTGAAAATCGATCAAATTTTTGTGCGAACTGTTTTTGGTAAAATTATTTTTAGCGATTCTACTGTTTCCTCCGAAACCATCGATTTAACAGCTTTTGATGCAGGAGTGTATTTGGTAGAAATAATTTCAGAGGGTAAAAGTACAATACAAAAAATGTATAAATTCTAA